The sequence ACTATGCAAATCAATATAAAAATAAGGCTGGGAAATCTATGATTTTTCTCGCTGACGGTATGGGAGGACACCGTGCCGGTAATATTGCTAGTGAAATGGCAGTCACAGATCTGGGTGCTGCTTGGGTTTCTTCTGAAATTGAAACAGTGAATCAAGTACGTGAATGGTTTGCAAATCATTTAGAGGATGTGAATCGTCGGATTCATTTAGCAGGTCAAGATGACGAACACAAAGGTATGGGAACCACACTAGAGGCCTTGGCTTTCGTGGAAGGACAAGTGATTTATGCTCATGTTGGAGACTCTCGAATTGGCCTTATTCGCCACGGTGAATACCGGCAATTGACAAGTGATCATTCTCTTGTAAATGCTCTTTTACGTGCTGGTCAAATTACAGAGGAAGAGGCTGCTCATCATCCTCAGCGAAATATCATCACTCAGTCTATTGGTCAAAAGGATGAGCTTGAGCCAGATTATGGCTTGGTCACAGTTGAAGCAGATGATTATATTTTGATCAATAGTGATGGATTAACCAATATGCTTGGTCCAGATGAAATCAGAGATATTGTTTTGAGTGATGTTTCACTGGAAGAAAAGGCTAAAACCTTGATTCGTTTTGCCAATAATGCTGGAGGGTTGGATAATATTACTGTTGTATTGCTCCACTTTAATGAGGAGGACGCAGCATGATTCAAATCGGCAAAATTTTTGCCGGGCGATATAAAATCATCCAACAAATTGGGCGCGGCGGGATGGCAGATGTTTATCTTGCGCGTGATTTGATTTTAGATGGTGAAGAAGTTGCAGTCAAGGTACTGCGTACGAATTATCAGACGGATCCCATTGCAGTTGCTCGTTTTCAGCGGGAAGCAAAAGCGATGGCGGAACTGGACCATCCAAATATCGTTCGGATTACAGACATTGGCGAAGAAGAAGGGCAACAATACCTTGCAATGGAATATGTTGCAGGTTTAGACTTGAAACGCTATATCAAAGAAAATGCACCTTTATCAAATGAAGAAGCGGTTCGTTTGATGGGACAGATTCTCCTTGCTATGCGTCTAGCCCATACGCGTGGCATTATCCATAGAGATTTAAAACCACAGAATGTCCTCTTGACTCCGGATGGGACTGCAAAAGTTTCAGACTTTGGGATTGCAGTGGCCTTTGCAGAGACAAGCTTGACCCAGACCAACTCTATGTTAGGATCAGTCCATTATTTGTCACCTGAGCAGGCACGGGGATCGAAAGCTACGGTTCAAAGTGACATTTACGCTATGGGAATTATTTTCTATGAGATGTTGACTGGACACATTCCTTATGATGGGGATAGTGCGGTTACGATTGCACTGCAACATTTCCAAAAACCTCTTCCCTCTATTCGTGAAGAAAATAAGAATGTTCCGCAAGCTTTAGAAAATGTTGTGATCAAAGCGACGGCTAAGAAGCTGACGGACCGTTATAAGTCAGTAGCAGAGATGTATGTAGATCTTTCAAGCTGCCTGTCTTATGAGAGGAGAAATGAGAAAAAGCTGGTTTTTGAAGATCAAACAAAGGCTGATACAAAAACTCTTCCGAAAGTGAGTCCGACTCCAAAGACCGCTCCAGTTCCAATCTCTGAGGTGCGCAGTGAAATCAGTTCGGTGGATCCAAAACGGCCATTATCCAACCAGCAGGTCGTGGCACCAAATAAAAAGCCAAGAAGACGCTTACGTGCACGTTATAAAGTATTGTTTGTTGCAATCGCGCTAGTTCTTGCTGCCTTTACCTTCTTGTTGTATATGAGTCCAGCCAATAAAACAGTTCCGGATGTTTCTGGTAAGACTATTGCTGAGGCCAGAGCGATTATCGAAGGTCAAGATCTTCAAGTTGGTGAAGAAAAGGAAGAATATAGTGATACTGTTGCGGAAGGCTATGTCATTCGAACTAATCCAAATGCGGGAGCTCAAAAGAGGGAACAAAGTCGAATTGATTTGATTGTTTCAAAGGGACCAAATAGCTTTGAAATGCCAAATTATGTAGGAGAAACGAGGGCAAAAGCAGAGGATGATCTGAAAAATACTTATAAAGTGTCAAGTAAGATGATCAGTATAGAGGAAGTTGAAACTTTTGACTATGATCCTGGGACGGTTATTGAGCAAACACCGGCAGCAGGTGAGCAATATTCTTTGAATTCAAAAACTAAGATTGTATTAAAAGTAGCAAAAGAAACAACTTCAATTGAAATGCCAAACTATATTGGATCAACCTATGATTTCGCACGTAGCAATTTGATTGAAATATATGACATCAAGGAAGCCAATATTGAATTAAGAAAAACGGACCATCTTCCTGATGGGGTTGTTGTTTCTGCAGGGCAAATTGTGAGTCAAACTCCTGAGGCATCTAATACAGTGGATATTAATCGGACCAGAATTATATTGACAGTGTATGAGCCTAAAGTGACTTCTTCTTCAAGTACGAAAGCTTCTTCAAGTTCAGAAACGTCTAGTTCGTCTTCATCAGATCGAAAGGATACCGATAGTTCAAGTAGTAGTGCAGCAGATGATGATTAGGAAATTGATTGCAAGAAAAAGTTAGGTAAAAACTCAATCTGAGAAAATAGGTCCATAAATATTTCCATAATAAAACGCATAATATCAGTATATATAGATACCTGATATTATGCGTTTTATAGTTTCAAACACATTTTGTTTGCCCTTCTATTCTTACCTGTTTTTATTTTCACGTCGTGATTTTTATATTTCACCTAAGAGGGAAAATATTTGAGTTTTATAATATTGATTTTTCAGAAAGGTAATATGGATTTTTATAAAAATCTTAATAATACAGCATTTAAACTATTTTTTCATGGAGTTAAGCTAGTGAATGTAATTTAATTTGAGAATAAAAATAATTGAATATCAAACCATTTGCTTTTTATTATGAATCTATGCTACAATCTGCATGAGAGGAAATCAAAGATTGAAAAGCCGGTCGGAACTAATTTAATAGAGAGTTATTTCTTCAGAAAATTTCTATCCATTATTTGAATAGGCCTTACCAACTAGTGGAAAGAAATAGTACTCGCTAAGATAGAATTGGAAAGAACGACTATTGAATATGTACATATGCTTGATGTAACTTTCATATATACTTCCAAATGGAGATTATTAAAATGGACAGAAATTATAGAATGCTGAGCCGATCGATTTTAGCAATGGCTGTGATTGCTCCAGCATTTATAGCAACAAAAGTAGCTGCAGATAATAGAGGGTGGAATACCAACTTCTACAATACAAACTATTATGGCAATGGTTACAATAATTGGGACGGCTATAATGGTTATAATTCATGGACCTATGGTTATGGCTATGGATATCCAAGTTGGAACTATTATTATGGCTATAATGACTATAACTACAATTATAATAACTGGAATAATTACTATGGTTATAACAATCTAGTTCGTGACAAAAACTACATTTATTGGAATGGTAATCATTATTATCGGATGAGTGATGGAACTTACCGGATCTACCGCAATGGTGAGTGGAAGCCTCTAACTAATCGGAATAACTCTACTAATAACCTTGCCAATGACCCTCATTATGTATATGAAAATGGCTACCATTATTATGTATTAGATAATGGGGATTATTATTACTATAAAAATGGTAAATGGGTATTTGTGAAGAATTCGACGGAAAATCCTGATACTCCTGATCCAGTTCCTACACCGACTCCTGATCCAACTCCAACACCTGACGAGCCAGATCCAAGCAATAAACCCGATCAACCAGTCAACCCATCAGAACCATCTACACCAGAAGATCACGGGAACTTGATCTTCCCAGAAAATCCTCCATTTGTAGGAGCAGATGGAGAGTTTGATCCTTTCGCACCAACCCCAGAAAATCCAAGTGAACCAAAACCAGAAGAACCGGTGCAACCTGAAGTCCCAGGAAATGATGGTTTGGTATCATCAGATCAGCCTAGTGAAAACCAAATTCCTCCATATGTTGAGACACCAGCAGAAGGATTAGAACATCTTCCATGGGCTCCGAATGGACGAGCACCTAAGATAGTCTATCCTCCTGGTAAACCTGGATCAGCAGCTTTGCGTCGTGATAAGAACTACTACTTTGACGGTTCGACTCACTATTACTATGTTCCATCTGATACAGAAGCAACTGGTTACTCTGCTTATTGGAAATGGAACGGAGACAAATGGAAACTTTATGGAATGACAGATCCAAAAGATCCTGAGATCGATCCAAAATTCCACGAAGATGCCAAAGATGATGAATATGCTTATAGCGATCGTGACTCAAGCGTGAAGCTCTATTCTACAAATCTTGTAGAAACAGCTAAAGCAGGTCAAGCTCTTCCATTTAAGAATGTGGATGAATTTAAGGACTATGTCATTAAGAAAATGAATCCTAAATTTATTGACAATGCTGGCTGGGATGCCAAAGTAGAATGGGAAATCGAGGACCCAGAACTCTTTGAGCAATCTAAAGAAAACCCATGGGCTAAAGACTATGTTTTAATCGCTAACTTGAAGAGTGGAGTAGATGACAAGAACTACAAAGATGTTGAGTTTGGCTATGTGAAATTCGTTTATCGTGTAGAAGCGACAGACAATACAAACTATATCGAGTTAGATAAAGCGAAAGAAGCTTTTGCTAAGATTAACGAATTGCGAAAAGCACAAGGCTTAAAAGAATTGACTTGGTCAGATGATGTCTACAACTCACGTGCCTTACCAAAAGCCCATACTATTTCACGTCAGTACGATAGCACAGGTTTTGTAGCTCGCCGTGAAGACAATGCAACAACAGTCGTAACGAAATGGTATAACAGTGGATTGAGAGAATTAATGCTCGATCCAAATGCCACAGAAGGTGCGGTAGCAGCAGTCATCAATGGCGACGGTAACTATTACTGGGCATTCATGTATAAATAATGCCTCTAGACAACCGTTATCGGAAAGAACTTATTTAATAACAATTCATTCCGATACCAAGGACACCCAAAGGATTTCTATCTTTTGGGTGTTTTTTCTCTCTCCGTATTATCCAACCACAGACGGAAGTCAAATGATAAAAATTTTGATAAAATAAAAAAGATGAGGTAGACTATGTGGAAAATACAAATTTTTATTTTCGTTGAAGCCATTTTGTTAACATTAGCAGCGATCACCATTTTATCAATTGATTTTTACAGATTTGTTGTCTTAATGGTACTTTTCTTGTTGCTTCTGTATTACTATTTTGGCAAACAAAAGGCGAATTTTCTATTAATCGCGCTAAGTGTGCTCTTGTTTTTTATCGTGATGCTGAATCCTTTTGTGATTGCAGCCATTTTATTTGCGGTGGTTTATGGTTTATTGATTGCCTACCCTTATATGTATAAGGAAAATGAAGCCGTTGTGTTTGATGTTGAAGAGGATACGAAAATTCGTCAGGAAAAAACTCGATGGATTGGTGATTTACAACATTTTTCAAAGCAAAGTCGAGGGTATCGAGATCTGAATGTGATCCGAGTTTTTGGGAATGACACCCTCCATTTAGAGGAGGTAGCCATTTGCAATTGGGACAATGTAGTGATCATTCGGAAAGGTTTTGGAAATACAAAAATTATCTTACCGATTGATTTGGAGTTGCATTTACAAATTAACACTCTGTATGGAGATCTGAAGTTTTTGGATCTACCTGTCCGTAAAATGAGGAATGAAACCATAGACATTGAAACGGCACACTATCGGAGATCGCACCGTTCTATAAAAATTGTGTTAGTTGGTATTGTTGGGGATGTTGAGGTGATTCGCGCATGAAGAAATTAGATTATCTCCTATTGTATTTCTATTCCCTAATGGTGGTTGCAGTCATTTGTCATACCATTTTCCATTTTGTTGGTTTTCAGTGGGGCAAACTTCTCTCAGACCTTTCCTTGCTTCAGTCATTCCTATTTATGGTTTTTAGTCTGACGCTTGCATTGACGGCTTTGGTTGTCTTAATTATTAAAATCACGCAATTTGTAACGGTCCATGCAGTACAACAAAAAGTAGAAGCGATCCTATCCGCTTCACAGCGAAAAGAAATTGCCCCCAAAGAATTGAATCAACAGTTAGATTTATTGGACAGCAAATTGCTTCGACTAGAAGAAAATTTACAAAAAAGTGAAAATCGTGTGATCCGAAATGAGGAAGAAATTGTGGAAATCGAGCGTAAGAGAATTGCGCGCGATCTACATGATACGGTTAGTCAAGAATTGTTTGCAGCCAATATGATTTTGTCTGGCGTGGCAGCACAGGCCCTTGAGTTAGAGAAAAGTCAGATTCAGCAACAACTAAATGGTGTATCAGATATTCTAGGTACAGCCCAAAATGATTTACGTGTCTTACTTTTACATCTTCGTCCAACAGAATTGGAAGGAAAAAGTTTAGTAGAAGGTATGGAGATGATTTTTAGAGAATTGAAGGAAAAGAGTAACCTAACAGTTGTCTTTCATCATAATGACGTGAGCATTCCAAAAGATATGGAAGAACATCTGTTTCGGATTGTCCAAGAAATTGTTAGCAATACCTTAAAACACGCTAGAGC comes from Streptococcus parasanguinis ATCC 15912 and encodes:
- the pknB gene encoding Stk1 family PASTA domain-containing Ser/Thr kinase; translation: MIQIGKIFAGRYKIIQQIGRGGMADVYLARDLILDGEEVAVKVLRTNYQTDPIAVARFQREAKAMAELDHPNIVRITDIGEEEGQQYLAMEYVAGLDLKRYIKENAPLSNEEAVRLMGQILLAMRLAHTRGIIHRDLKPQNVLLTPDGTAKVSDFGIAVAFAETSLTQTNSMLGSVHYLSPEQARGSKATVQSDIYAMGIIFYEMLTGHIPYDGDSAVTIALQHFQKPLPSIREENKNVPQALENVVIKATAKKLTDRYKSVAEMYVDLSSCLSYERRNEKKLVFEDQTKADTKTLPKVSPTPKTAPVPISEVRSEISSVDPKRPLSNQQVVAPNKKPRRRLRARYKVLFVAIALVLAAFTFLLYMSPANKTVPDVSGKTIAEARAIIEGQDLQVGEEKEEYSDTVAEGYVIRTNPNAGAQKREQSRIDLIVSKGPNSFEMPNYVGETRAKAEDDLKNTYKVSSKMISIEEVETFDYDPGTVIEQTPAAGEQYSLNSKTKIVLKVAKETTSIEMPNYIGSTYDFARSNLIEIYDIKEANIELRKTDHLPDGVVVSAGQIVSQTPEASNTVDINRTRIILTVYEPKVTSSSSTKASSSSETSSSSSSDRKDTDSSSSSAADDD
- a CDS encoding envelope stress sensor histidine kinase LiaS, with protein sequence MKKLDYLLLYFYSLMVVAVICHTIFHFVGFQWGKLLSDLSLLQSFLFMVFSLTLALTALVVLIIKITQFVTVHAVQQKVEAILSASQRKEIAPKELNQQLDLLDSKLLRLEENLQKSENRVIRNEEEIVEIERKRIARDLHDTVSQELFAANMILSGVAAQALELEKSQIQQQLNGVSDILGTAQNDLRVLLLHLRPTELEGKSLVEGMEMIFRELKEKSNLTVVFHHNDVSIPKDMEEHLFRIVQEIVSNTLKHARAQQMDVFLHQEGKQLHLRMVDDGIGFEQEKLERLSYGLKNIQERVEDMAGTIKIRTSPQKGVAVDIRVPLLVKDKNEKETV
- a CDS encoding CAP domain-containing protein translates to MDRNYRMLSRSILAMAVIAPAFIATKVAADNRGWNTNFYNTNYYGNGYNNWDGYNGYNSWTYGYGYGYPSWNYYYGYNDYNYNYNNWNNYYGYNNLVRDKNYIYWNGNHYYRMSDGTYRIYRNGEWKPLTNRNNSTNNLANDPHYVYENGYHYYVLDNGDYYYYKNGKWVFVKNSTENPDTPDPVPTPTPDPTPTPDEPDPSNKPDQPVNPSEPSTPEDHGNLIFPENPPFVGADGEFDPFAPTPENPSEPKPEEPVQPEVPGNDGLVSSDQPSENQIPPYVETPAEGLEHLPWAPNGRAPKIVYPPGKPGSAALRRDKNYYFDGSTHYYYVPSDTEATGYSAYWKWNGDKWKLYGMTDPKDPEIDPKFHEDAKDDEYAYSDRDSSVKLYSTNLVETAKAGQALPFKNVDEFKDYVIKKMNPKFIDNAGWDAKVEWEIEDPELFEQSKENPWAKDYVLIANLKSGVDDKNYKDVEFGYVKFVYRVEATDNTNYIELDKAKEAFAKINELRKAQGLKELTWSDDVYNSRALPKAHTISRQYDSTGFVARREDNATTVVTKWYNSGLRELMLDPNATEGAVAAVINGDGNYYWAFMYK
- the liaF gene encoding cell wall-active antibiotics response protein LiaF, with the protein product MWKIQIFIFVEAILLTLAAITILSIDFYRFVVLMVLFLLLLYYYFGKQKANFLLIALSVLLFFIVMLNPFVIAAILFAVVYGLLIAYPYMYKENEAVVFDVEEDTKIRQEKTRWIGDLQHFSKQSRGYRDLNVIRVFGNDTLHLEEVAICNWDNVVIIRKGFGNTKIILPIDLELHLQINTLYGDLKFLDLPVRKMRNETIDIETAHYRRSHRSIKIVLVGIVGDVEVIRA
- a CDS encoding Stp1/IreP family PP2C-type Ser/Thr phosphatase, which translates into the protein MDISILTDVGQRRTNNQDYANQYKNKAGKSMIFLADGMGGHRAGNIASEMAVTDLGAAWVSSEIETVNQVREWFANHLEDVNRRIHLAGQDDEHKGMGTTLEALAFVEGQVIYAHVGDSRIGLIRHGEYRQLTSDHSLVNALLRAGQITEEEAAHHPQRNIITQSIGQKDELEPDYGLVTVEADDYILINSDGLTNMLGPDEIRDIVLSDVSLEEKAKTLIRFANNAGGLDNITVVLLHFNEEDAA